In the genome of Granulibacter bethesdensis CGDNIH1, one region contains:
- a CDS encoding polyphenol oxidase family protein has product MTDLAQAASSLPERITGPLAAPHGFFTRRGGVSSGPYASLNGSLSGGDDPVAVHENRARIAHCLGADTLLGLRQVHGTTVIRVETPWAAGSGPDADAMITDRPGIALGVITADCGPVLFEGKRDDGSLIVGAAHAGWRGAVAGILEATADSMRAWGAVSLRACVGPCIARNSYEVGADLRAALLAADPDGNLYLHDGRDAEHWQFDLAGYCLHRLTRNGIEAEALLIDTLTDAERFYSHRRRTLAGGGAIGHQVSAILCPQPGAA; this is encoded by the coding sequence ATGACCGATCTTGCCCAAGCTGCCTCCTCCCTGCCGGAGCGGATCACGGGACCACTGGCAGCCCCGCATGGTTTTTTCACCCGGCGCGGCGGCGTTTCATCCGGGCCTTATGCCAGTCTGAACGGATCGCTTTCAGGCGGAGATGATCCTGTTGCCGTGCATGAAAACCGCGCCCGGATCGCGCATTGTCTGGGGGCCGACACGCTGCTGGGGCTGCGGCAGGTGCACGGCACCACGGTTATCAGGGTCGAAACGCCCTGGGCTGCCGGTTCCGGCCCGGATGCGGATGCGATGATCACCGACCGGCCCGGTATCGCTCTGGGCGTCATCACAGCCGATTGCGGCCCCGTGCTGTTCGAGGGCAAACGCGATGACGGCTCCCTGATCGTCGGCGCGGCCCATGCCGGATGGCGCGGAGCGGTAGCGGGGATTCTGGAAGCCACGGCAGATTCCATGCGGGCCTGGGGAGCAGTCTCCTTACGCGCCTGTGTCGGCCCCTGCATCGCCCGGAACAGCTATGAGGTGGGGGCGGATCTGCGGGCTGCCCTGCTGGCAGCCGATCCGGACGGCAATCTCTACCTGCATGACGGACGGGATGCGGAACACTGGCAATTCGATCTGGCGGGTTACTGCCTGCATCGTCTGACCCGGAACGGAATCGAGGCCGAGGCTCTGTTGATCGATACTCTGACGGATGCCGAACGCTTCTATAGTCATCGCCGCCGCACCCTCGCCGGTGGCGGTGCCATCGGCCACCAGGTCTCCGCGATTCTTTGCCCGCAACCCGGCGCAGCCTGA
- a CDS encoding ribose-phosphate pyrophosphokinase, whose protein sequence is MKIVACNSNRPLAEAVAAALNLPLTKASVRRFADMEVFVEIHENVRGEDVFVIQSTSYPANDNLMELLITLDALRRGSARRVTAVIPYFGYARQDRKSGPRTPISAKLVANLITEAGANRVLTMDLHAGQIQGFFDIPVDNLYAAPLFARDIAERFHGRDIMIVSPDVGGVLRARAIATRLNTDLAIIDKRRERAGVSEVMNVIGDVEGRDCILIDDICDSGGTLCNAAAALIANGAASASVYTTHGVLSGGAVARIASSPISMMTITDSILATEAVRLAQNVRQLTIAPLLAEAMRRISDESSVSSLFD, encoded by the coding sequence ATGAAGATTGTGGCTTGCAACAGCAACCGTCCACTGGCCGAGGCGGTCGCGGCAGCCCTCAACCTGCCCCTGACGAAAGCCTCCGTCAGGCGCTTCGCGGATATGGAAGTGTTCGTGGAAATCCACGAGAACGTCCGCGGTGAGGATGTGTTCGTCATTCAGTCGACCTCCTATCCCGCCAATGACAATCTGATGGAGCTGCTGATCACGCTGGATGCGCTGCGGCGTGGGTCGGCCCGGCGTGTCACGGCGGTGATCCCGTATTTCGGTTATGCCCGGCAGGATCGTAAGTCCGGCCCCCGCACCCCGATCAGCGCCAAGCTGGTCGCCAACCTCATCACCGAAGCCGGCGCCAACCGTGTGCTGACCATGGATCTGCATGCCGGCCAGATTCAGGGTTTCTTCGATATTCCGGTGGATAATCTCTATGCCGCCCCGCTTTTCGCCCGCGACATTGCGGAGCGTTTTCACGGGCGTGATATCATGATCGTCTCCCCCGATGTCGGCGGCGTGCTGCGCGCCCGCGCCATCGCCACGCGCCTGAACACCGACCTCGCCATTATCGACAAGCGTCGTGAGCGGGCGGGCGTGTCCGAGGTGATGAACGTGATCGGCGATGTCGAAGGACGCGACTGCATCCTGATCGACGATATTTGCGACTCGGGCGGAACACTCTGCAATGCCGCCGCGGCCCTGATCGCCAATGGTGCAGCCTCCGCCAGTGTCTATACCACGCATGGCGTGCTGTCAGGCGGTGCGGTCGCCCGTATCGCCTCCAGCCCCATCAGCATGATGACCATCACCGACAGCATTCTGGCCACCGAAGCGGTCAGACTGGCCCAGAATGTCCGTCAGCTGACCATTGCCCCGCTTCTGGCCGAAGCGATGCGCCGCATCAGCGACGAAAGCTCTGTCAGCTCTCTCTTCGATTGA
- a CDS encoding histidine phosphatase family protein: MGLPPASASRMPPPQGPELAAVPFWFLRHGETDWNTLNLAQGVTDVKLNAAGLAQARLAAERLRGRGIRTLVSSPLSRARDTAELVSQHIGVPVQIDPKLRECAFGEREGQPMSEWFDAWVRGESTPAGAESFSDLKRRAAVAVGNALQLPGPVLIIAHGALFRAVRALMGMPPNVRTPNALPYLCRPPTGSDRPWTLMPAT; encoded by the coding sequence ATGGGCCTTCCCCCCGCCTCCGCCAGCCGCATGCCACCCCCGCAGGGTCCGGAACTGGCAGCTGTGCCGTTCTGGTTCCTGCGCCATGGCGAAACGGACTGGAACACGCTCAATCTGGCGCAGGGTGTCACGGACGTGAAACTCAACGCCGCCGGACTGGCTCAGGCGCGCCTTGCGGCGGAGCGTCTGCGAGGGCGCGGCATTCGCACGCTGGTCAGCTCTCCGCTGTCCCGGGCCCGCGACACGGCGGAACTGGTCAGTCAGCATATCGGGGTACCGGTGCAGATTGATCCCAAGCTGCGTGAATGCGCTTTCGGAGAACGCGAAGGCCAGCCGATGAGCGAATGGTTCGACGCCTGGGTGCGTGGCGAATCGACCCCGGCCGGCGCGGAAAGCTTCAGTGATCTGAAGCGCCGGGCTGCCGTGGCAGTGGGCAATGCGCTGCAACTGCCGGGACCCGTGCTGATCATCGCCCATGGCGCCCTGTTTCGTGCGGTACGTGCACTGATGGGCATGCCGCCGAATGTCCGCACCCCCAATGCCCTGCCTTATCTGTGCCGCCCCCCCACCGGCAGCGACCGGCCCTGGACCCTGATGCCCGCCACCTGA
- a CDS encoding 50S ribosomal protein L25/general stress protein Ctc, with translation MATFTQIEAEARSRAGKGAARATRREGKVPAVIYGARQTPDLIKLDPRIIHRELNRGGWRSRLYEINVDGASTRALIRDVQFHPVTDAPEHVDFQRLAAGEPVRVAVAVQFQNEATSPGLKRGGVLNIVRHTVEVLCDPDHVPEHFEADLGTLDIGDNIRWSDLKGTGEAKPTILDRDFVVATVAPPTTIAEAAAPAAEAAAPAKAPAKGAKK, from the coding sequence ATGGCCACTTTCACACAGATCGAGGCCGAGGCACGCTCGCGAGCCGGTAAGGGGGCGGCGCGGGCGACTCGGCGTGAGGGTAAGGTTCCGGCCGTTATCTACGGTGCGCGCCAGACCCCGGACCTGATCAAGCTCGACCCCCGTATCATTCATCGCGAGCTGAATCGCGGTGGCTGGCGGTCCCGCCTCTACGAAATCAACGTCGATGGTGCCTCCACCCGCGCCCTGATCCGCGACGTGCAGTTCCATCCGGTCACCGATGCTCCGGAGCATGTGGACTTCCAGCGCCTTGCCGCCGGTGAGCCGGTACGCGTGGCCGTGGCCGTGCAGTTCCAGAACGAAGCCACCAGCCCGGGCCTGAAGCGCGGTGGCGTGCTGAACATCGTTCGTCACACTGTGGAAGTGCTGTGCGACCCCGATCACGTGCCGGAGCATTTCGAAGCCGATCTCGGCACGCTGGATATCGGCGACAACATCCGCTGGTCCGATCTGAAGGGGACCGGCGAAGCGAAGCCGACCATTCTGGACCGCGACTTCGTCGTTGCCACCGTCGCACCGCCGACCACCATCGCCGAAGCGGCCGCCCCGGCTGCTGAAGCAGCGGCACCCGCCAAGGCTCCGGCCAAAGGCGCCAAGAAGTAA
- the pth gene encoding aminoacyl-tRNA hydrolase yields MLLWTGLGNPEPGMALQRHNIGFMAVDAIAQRHGFTPWRNRFKGLTAEGTLAGRKIILLKPMTYMNASGESVQPATAFFKLPPEAVSAFHDELDLAPGKVRVKRGGGAAGHNGLRSMDRMLGTPEYWRVRLGIGHPGSKERVHGHVLGNFAKSDQEWLGPLLEAVADAAPLLAEGRAEDFMTRIALLTHRQ; encoded by the coding sequence TTGCTGCTCTGGACCGGGTTGGGGAATCCCGAACCCGGTATGGCGCTTCAGCGGCACAATATCGGCTTCATGGCCGTCGATGCCATCGCGCAGCGCCATGGGTTCACCCCATGGCGCAACCGATTCAAAGGGCTGACGGCGGAAGGAACCCTTGCCGGGCGCAAGATCATCCTGCTGAAGCCGATGACCTACATGAACGCCTCCGGCGAAAGCGTTCAGCCTGCCACCGCGTTTTTCAAACTGCCTCCCGAAGCGGTCAGCGCCTTTCACGATGAGCTTGATCTTGCCCCCGGCAAGGTGCGGGTCAAACGGGGCGGGGGTGCCGCCGGGCATAACGGCCTGCGCAGCATGGACCGGATGCTTGGGACACCGGAATATTGGCGGGTTCGCCTCGGGATCGGCCATCCAGGCAGCAAGGAGCGGGTGCACGGCCATGTGCTGGGCAATTTCGCCAAAAGCGATCAGGAATGGCTCGGTCCCCTGCTGGAGGCCGTCGCCGATGCCGCACCGCTTCTGGCAGAAGGCCGCGCCGAGGATTTCATGACGCGCATTGCCCTGCTGACCCATCGCCAATGA
- the ychF gene encoding redox-regulated ATPase YchF → MGFNCGIVGLPNVGKSTLFNALTATVAAQAANYPFCTIEPNVGRVAVPDPRMEKLATAAKSQKIVPTSLEFVDIAGLVRGASRGEGLGNQFLGNIREVDAIIHVLRCFEDDDITHVEGSVDPVRDAETVETELMLADLESLEKRVPLLQKKARGNDKEAAAQLELIEPIITALQAGQPARTAIPADQRVAASRLQLMTSKPVLYVANVEEASAASGNAISARVADLAARQGTRSVVISAAIEAEVSQLGDEDRAEFLAGLGLVDSGLDRVIRAGYDLLGLLTYFTCGPKETRAWTIEQGTRAPQAAGVIHGDFERGFIAAEVIGYDDYITLGGEAGAKEAGKARVEGKDYIVKDGDVILFRFNV, encoded by the coding sequence ATGGGATTTAATTGCGGCATCGTTGGCCTGCCCAATGTCGGTAAATCCACCCTGTTCAATGCGCTGACCGCTACCGTTGCGGCACAGGCGGCGAACTATCCATTCTGCACCATTGAGCCGAATGTAGGCCGGGTCGCCGTGCCCGATCCGCGCATGGAAAAGCTGGCAACCGCGGCGAAATCCCAGAAAATCGTGCCGACCAGCCTGGAATTCGTGGACATTGCCGGTCTGGTGCGCGGTGCCTCGCGCGGCGAAGGTCTGGGCAACCAGTTCCTGGGCAATATCCGCGAGGTGGATGCCATCATCCACGTGCTGCGCTGCTTCGAAGATGACGACATCACGCATGTCGAAGGCAGTGTCGATCCGGTGCGCGATGCGGAAACCGTCGAGACCGAGCTGATGCTGGCCGATCTGGAAAGTCTGGAGAAGCGCGTGCCGCTGCTTCAGAAAAAAGCCCGCGGCAACGACAAGGAAGCCGCAGCCCAGCTGGAACTGATCGAACCGATCATCACCGCGCTGCAAGCCGGTCAGCCTGCCCGCACCGCCATCCCGGCGGATCAGCGTGTCGCCGCATCCCGCCTGCAACTGATGACGTCAAAGCCCGTGCTGTATGTCGCCAATGTCGAGGAGGCCTCAGCCGCCAGCGGCAATGCGATTTCCGCCCGTGTCGCAGACCTGGCCGCCCGGCAGGGAACACGCTCCGTGGTCATCTCCGCCGCGATCGAGGCCGAGGTCAGCCAACTGGGCGATGAGGACCGCGCCGAATTTCTCGCCGGTCTCGGTCTGGTGGATAGCGGTCTGGATCGCGTCATCCGCGCCGGATACGATCTGCTGGGTCTGCTGACCTATTTCACCTGCGGCCCGAAAGAAACCCGCGCCTGGACTATCGAGCAGGGCACCCGTGCCCCTCAGGCCGCCGGTGTCATCCATGGCGATTTCGAACGCGGATTCATCGCCGCCGAAGTAATCGGCTACGATGATTACATCACGCTGGGTGGCGAAGCCGGGGCCAAGGAAGCCGGCAAGGCCCGCGTCGAAGGCAAGGACTATATCGTGAAGGATGGCGACGTCATTCTGTTCCGCTTCAACGTATGA
- a CDS encoding quinoprotein dehydrogenase-associated SoxYZ-like carrier produces the protein MRTRYLLMGMLLTAVHLPSMAQAAEDEDDPARQHRWADLKQAVFAQRPVAVEPASEHLIGLEAPVRALDAALVPVTVTVSDPSAKGIYLLIDDNPSPLAAHVVFGPAIDPRSMSFRVRVNTYTFIHAVLERDDGSLIETARFVKASGGCSAPAGSDAEEALQNIGKMKLKLAGKDSPLASPLAATLMIRHPNFNGMQMDPLTQAYTPAHYVQKIKTTYDGKLVFSLDTDISMASDPVLGFFLRTESGNDHTLTVSVRDNQDEHWEKTFPVIAPGPAPDAKLQAKPGG, from the coding sequence ATGCGCACAAGATACCTGCTGATGGGCATGCTGCTGACAGCTGTCCATCTCCCCTCCATGGCACAGGCAGCAGAGGATGAGGACGATCCGGCCCGTCAGCATCGCTGGGCCGATCTGAAACAGGCGGTGTTTGCGCAGCGCCCTGTTGCGGTCGAGCCTGCCTCCGAGCATCTGATCGGGCTTGAGGCGCCCGTGCGCGCCCTGGATGCGGCACTGGTGCCCGTCACGGTCACGGTGTCTGATCCCTCGGCGAAGGGGATTTATCTGCTGATTGATGACAATCCCTCTCCTTTGGCCGCGCATGTCGTGTTCGGCCCCGCCATCGATCCACGCAGCATGAGCTTCCGGGTGCGGGTGAACACCTACACCTTTATCCATGCCGTGCTGGAACGGGATGACGGCTCTCTGATTGAAACCGCGCGCTTCGTCAAAGCCTCCGGCGGCTGCTCTGCTCCGGCCGGCAGCGACGCCGAGGAAGCGTTGCAGAATATCGGCAAGATGAAGCTGAAACTGGCCGGAAAGGACTCCCCTCTGGCCTCCCCTCTGGCCGCCACGCTGATGATCCGGCATCCGAATTTCAACGGTATGCAGATGGACCCGCTCACACAGGCCTACACACCCGCGCATTACGTCCAGAAAATCAAGACGACCTATGATGGCAAGCTGGTTTTCAGCCTCGATACGGATATCTCCATGGCGTCCGACCCGGTGCTTGGCTTCTTCCTGCGCACTGAATCCGGAAATGACCACACCCTGACTGTCAGCGTTCGCGACAATCAGGATGAGCACTGGGAAAAAACCTTCCCTGTTATCGCACCCGGCCCGGCACCGGATGCGAAACTGCAAGCCAAACCCGGTGGTTAA
- a CDS encoding VOC family protein, with product MKLNHINLYSHDTEADRVMFERYFGLRTLVVRGSKMAIMQDDDGLVLIVNHFETKLDGFAYPRQLDILHIGFIQETREAVDALYERLRDDGWETQRPHDAHGAWCFYFQAKGGYFIEVTTVTPVRPISASFA from the coding sequence ATGAAGCTGAATCATATCAATCTCTATAGTCATGACACTGAAGCCGATCGGGTGATGTTCGAGCGGTATTTCGGGCTGCGCACGCTTGTCGTGCGTGGCAGCAAGATGGCGATCATGCAGGATGATGACGGGCTGGTGCTGATCGTCAATCACTTCGAGACGAAGCTTGATGGGTTCGCTTATCCCAGACAGCTGGACATCCTGCATATCGGTTTCATCCAGGAAACCCGTGAAGCTGTGGATGCACTCTATGAGCGCCTGCGTGATGATGGCTGGGAAACCCAGAGGCCGCATGATGCGCATGGCGCCTGGTGCTTCTATTTCCAGGCTAAAGGCGGATACTTCATTGAGGTGACGACAGTCACTCCAGTCCGCCCCATATCAGCATCGTTTGCGTGA
- a CDS encoding YceI family protein — MKEDRTPWWRCGLVLVGAASWLAVAAPMVAQAQMMATRNPAQVPAARYMLEPSHTQIEFALSHMGFSTYYGRFGEASGWLDFVPAHPEASHLEITVPVSSLSTTSPVLNQTLVGAEWFDAQRWPVATFRSTSARATGPESGEMTGDLTLHGITHPVTLTVHFNGGGINPLSGRYTIGFEARGNIRRSAFGISRYLDMVGDDVQLIISAPFEKP; from the coding sequence GTGAAAGAAGACAGGACTCCATGGTGGCGATGCGGGTTGGTGCTGGTGGGGGCCGCGTCCTGGCTTGCTGTCGCAGCGCCGATGGTGGCGCAGGCCCAGATGATGGCCACAAGGAATCCGGCTCAGGTGCCGGCTGCGCGTTATATGCTGGAGCCATCCCATACGCAGATTGAGTTCGCACTCTCGCATATGGGGTTCAGCACCTATTATGGACGGTTCGGTGAGGCTTCCGGCTGGCTGGATTTCGTGCCCGCCCATCCGGAGGCCAGTCATCTGGAGATAACGGTGCCAGTCTCCAGCCTGTCCACGACCAGCCCGGTTTTGAACCAGACTCTGGTCGGTGCGGAATGGTTCGATGCGCAGCGCTGGCCGGTGGCAACGTTCCGCTCTACCTCCGCCCGCGCCACAGGACCGGAGAGCGGGGAAATGACCGGCGACCTGACCCTGCATGGCATCACACATCCCGTGACGCTGACGGTGCACTTCAATGGTGGCGGGATCAATCCGCTGTCGGGCCGATACACGATCGGCTTCGAGGCACGGGGTAATATCCGTCGTTCCGCATTCGGGATATCGCGCTATCTGGATATGGTGGGCGATGACGTGCAGTTGATCATCAGCGCCCCTTTTGAGAAGCCCTGA
- a CDS encoding DUF1489 family protein, with protein MLHLMKLAVGVESPAHLAALQAERARERPGSQGGELWHLTRQTPRQGEALLKGGSLYWVIGRLLSVRQPITGLSEQHKPDGTPCCAIHLAPDLIPVSARVIKPFQGWRYLKPEDAPPDLTRAVNHDDIARLPEPLRRKLQALSLI; from the coding sequence ATGCTGCATCTCATGAAGCTGGCGGTCGGTGTCGAGTCTCCTGCGCATCTTGCCGCTCTACAGGCTGAACGCGCCAGAGAGCGGCCGGGATCACAGGGCGGGGAATTATGGCATCTGACCCGCCAGACTCCGCGTCAGGGCGAGGCCCTGCTGAAGGGCGGCTCGCTTTACTGGGTGATTGGCCGATTACTGTCCGTGCGCCAGCCTATTACCGGGCTCAGTGAGCAGCATAAACCGGATGGCACGCCGTGCTGTGCCATTCATCTGGCACCCGACCTGATTCCCGTCTCGGCGCGTGTGATCAAGCCCTTTCAGGGCTGGCGCTACCTCAAGCCTGAAGATGCCCCACCTGATCTGACCCGTGCCGTCAACCATGACGATATTGCCCGTCTGCCTGAACCCTTGCGGCGGAAATTGCAGGCGTTGAGCCTGATCTGA
- a CDS encoding DNA-methyltransferase codes for MKQQAITPPAPCTDDSASPTFSGGRVRAKAGRPSKKKTSSPSLRPVWPSPASAEDRHRLYCGDCLTVLPFLAEGSVDVIVTSPPYNLDLGYASYLDSRGEEEYLDWMTQVATALKRVLAPGGSFFLNVSGSPSRPWLPFELIVRLRTLFVLQNHIVWIKSVATPAVSVGHYKPVNGKRFLNHAQEHIFHLTHKGDVKLDRLAVGVPYKDKSNIVRRGHAQDLRCRGNTWFIPYETVRSKSQKFLHPGTFPVTLPRWCIRLHGVADALVLDPFMGTGTTGVAAQAEGARSIGIELDQGYISIAANRMMEAEGS; via the coding sequence ATGAAACAGCAGGCGATCACGCCGCCCGCGCCTTGTACGGATGACTCTGCCAGTCCCACATTTTCTGGCGGACGTGTCCGTGCCAAAGCGGGCAGGCCATCGAAAAAAAAAACCTCTTCACCCTCGCTCCGGCCGGTCTGGCCCAGTCCTGCTTCTGCCGAGGATCGGCATCGGCTGTATTGTGGGGATTGCCTGACCGTTCTGCCTTTTCTGGCAGAGGGCAGCGTGGATGTGATTGTCACGTCCCCCCCCTATAATCTCGATCTCGGCTATGCCAGCTATCTCGATAGCAGGGGGGAAGAAGAGTATCTCGACTGGATGACGCAGGTTGCTACCGCGCTCAAAAGGGTGCTGGCACCGGGCGGTTCGTTTTTCCTCAATGTTTCCGGCTCGCCTTCCCGCCCGTGGCTGCCGTTCGAGCTGATCGTGCGGCTGCGCACCTTGTTCGTGTTGCAGAACCATATTGTCTGGATCAAATCCGTGGCGACCCCCGCCGTCTCGGTCGGGCATTACAAGCCGGTGAACGGCAAGCGTTTCCTCAACCATGCCCAGGAGCACATCTTCCATCTCACCCACAAAGGAGATGTGAAGCTGGACCGGCTTGCCGTCGGGGTGCCTTATAAGGACAAGTCGAATATTGTCCGCCGCGGCCATGCCCAGGATCTGCGATGCCGCGGCAATACCTGGTTCATTCCTTATGAGACCGTACGCAGCAAAAGCCAGAAATTCCTGCATCCCGGCACGTTTCCGGTGACATTGCCGCGCTGGTGCATACGGCTGCATGGTGTGGCCGATGCGCTGGTGCTGGATCCGTTCATGGGCACCGGCACCACCGGCGTTGCCGCACAGGCTGAAGGCGCGCGCAGCATCGGCATCGAGCTTGACCAAGGCTATATCAGCATTGCCGCAAACCGCATGATGGAAGCAGAAGGCAGCTGA
- a CDS encoding (Fe-S)-binding protein, whose amino-acid sequence MPQPSTARLKTEPRVALFVTCLVDLYRPSVAFSAIKLLEQAGCKVSVPRGQTCCGQPAFNTGDRVTAKALARDILASFQGYDYVVIPSGSCGGMLRHQLPDLLADDPALAPLAADLARRCHELVSFLTDIRGVTTTPAPSPGRVTYHDSCAGLRELGIKQQPRDLLRAMDAEIVEMEAPETCCGFGGTFCVKYPEISTRMARDKVADIVATGADMILAGDMGCLLNMAGTLLREGSTVQVRHVAEVLAGPTGPAIGQPTDK is encoded by the coding sequence ATGCCTCAACCCTCGACCGCCCGCCTGAAGACAGAACCGCGCGTCGCCCTGTTCGTCACCTGTCTGGTCGATCTCTATCGGCCCAGCGTCGCTTTTTCCGCGATCAAGCTGCTGGAGCAGGCCGGATGCAAGGTTTCCGTTCCGCGTGGACAGACCTGCTGCGGCCAGCCCGCTTTCAATACCGGAGACCGTGTGACGGCCAAAGCACTGGCGCGCGATATTCTGGCCAGTTTTCAGGGATATGATTACGTCGTCATTCCATCAGGCTCCTGCGGGGGGATGCTGCGTCATCAATTGCCCGATCTTCTGGCGGATGACCCTGCTCTGGCGCCTCTGGCTGCTGATCTGGCCAGACGCTGTCATGAACTGGTCAGTTTCCTGACCGACATACGCGGCGTGACGACGACCCCCGCCCCTTCACCGGGCCGTGTCACCTATCACGACAGCTGCGCCGGATTGCGGGAGCTGGGGATCAAGCAACAACCCCGCGATCTGCTGCGCGCCATGGATGCGGAGATCGTCGAAATGGAGGCCCCGGAAACATGCTGCGGCTTCGGCGGTACGTTCTGCGTCAAATATCCGGAGATCTCGACCCGCATGGCCCGCGACAAGGTGGCGGACATCGTGGCTACAGGGGCAGACATGATTCTGGCCGGAGATATGGGCTGCCTGCTGAACATGGCCGGCACGCTGCTGCGCGAAGGATCAACGGTGCAGGTCCGCCACGTAGCGGAGGTTCTGGCCGGCCCCACTGGCCCCGCAATCGGTCAGCCCACCGACAAATGA
- a CDS encoding MaoC family dehydratase, which yields MSMPAARMETFNMDGHAASFRLSHERTDIHARYFDDFQLGERFILPPIALTRSLIDSFRAISGETHPLHHDPVWCRENGHPGVLVHGFQVLAVTTAGASPFHAMVENSLLGLVEQSSRFIRPVYAGDTLHPVLQIVELTPNTSTGILVLRSTVHNQRRELVLEGSQRYLLRMRDRLQPDDNQA from the coding sequence ATGTCCATGCCTGCTGCACGGATGGAGACCTTCAACATGGACGGACATGCCGCCTCTTTCCGGCTCAGCCATGAGAGAACAGACATCCATGCGCGTTACTTTGACGATTTCCAGCTGGGAGAGCGTTTTATTCTGCCTCCGATTGCGCTGACCCGCTCCCTGATCGACTCTTTCCGCGCCATCAGCGGCGAGACTCATCCCCTGCATCATGATCCGGTCTGGTGTCGGGAGAACGGGCATCCCGGCGTGCTGGTGCATGGATTTCAGGTTCTGGCAGTCACCACGGCGGGCGCATCACCGTTTCATGCCATGGTGGAAAACAGCCTGCTGGGTCTGGTCGAACAAAGCAGCCGCTTCATCCGTCCCGTCTATGCCGGGGATACACTCCATCCGGTGCTGCAAATCGTGGAACTGACCCCCAATACGTCTACCGGGATACTTGTCTTGCGCAGCACCGTGCATAACCAGCGCCGGGAACTGGTTCTGGAAGGCTCCCAGCGCTATCTTCTGCGCATGCGTGACCGTTTGCAGCCGGACGATAATCAGGCATAA